The following are from one region of the Acidobacteriota bacterium genome:
- the murA gene encoding UDP-N-acetylglucosamine 1-carboxyvinyltransferase, protein MERFRIVGPTRLEGTIRASGAKNAALPALAATLLSDEPIELANVPAVRDLRTMQRLLEHLGMAIEELDDDVLRFRRAGDYSSPDEAPYELVKTMRASVLVLGPLVARQGHARVSLPGGCAIGVRPIDQHLKGLEALGAEIELDHGYVTVTAEKLRGARFRFTTLTVGGTENLLMAAVLAEGTTVLENCAREPEIIDLARLLQAMGAEIVGAGESTITIHGVRQLGTARHDIIPDRIEAGTYLIGAALTSGDVRVEGARTADLAPLMEKLAEAGATVEGDAGGIRVRGNGGLHPTTVETEPHPGFPTDLQAQYMALLTRTEGVSRVRELVFENRFQHVPELNRMGADIRVEGNTASVHGPTPLTGAHVMATDLRASASLVLAGVAAEGETEVHRIYHLDRGYSRMESKLQALGAQVERFDVPMGQ, encoded by the coding sequence GAGCCCATCGAGCTCGCCAACGTTCCCGCGGTGCGCGATCTGCGCACCATGCAGCGCCTCCTCGAGCATCTCGGCATGGCGATCGAGGAGCTCGACGACGACGTCTTGCGCTTTCGCCGCGCCGGCGACTACAGCAGCCCCGACGAGGCGCCCTATGAGCTGGTCAAGACCATGCGGGCGAGCGTCCTGGTGTTGGGTCCGCTGGTCGCCCGCCAGGGTCATGCCCGAGTTTCCCTCCCCGGCGGCTGCGCCATCGGGGTGCGGCCGATCGATCAACACCTCAAGGGACTGGAAGCCCTCGGTGCAGAGATCGAGCTCGACCACGGCTATGTCACGGTGACCGCCGAAAAACTGCGGGGAGCGCGCTTTCGCTTCACCACGCTGACCGTCGGAGGCACCGAGAATCTGCTCATGGCGGCGGTGCTCGCCGAAGGCACCACGGTGCTCGAAAACTGTGCCCGGGAGCCCGAGATCATCGATCTCGCCCGCTTGCTCCAGGCGATGGGCGCAGAGATCGTCGGCGCCGGCGAGAGCACCATCACGATCCACGGCGTGCGCCAGCTCGGCACGGCCCGCCACGACATCATTCCGGACCGCATCGAGGCCGGCACCTATCTGATCGGCGCCGCCCTCACCTCCGGCGACGTCCGGGTCGAAGGCGCCCGAACCGCCGATCTGGCGCCGCTGATGGAAAAACTGGCCGAGGCCGGCGCCACCGTCGAGGGCGACGCCGGCGGCATCCGAGTGCGCGGTAACGGCGGCCTCCACCCCACCACCGTCGAAACCGAGCCCCATCCCGGCTTTCCGACCGACCTCCAGGCCCAGTACATGGCGCTGCTCACCCGCACCGAGGGCGTTTCCCGGGTTCGCGAGCTGGTCTTCGAGAATCGCTTTCAGCACGTCCCGGAGCTCAATCGCATGGGCGCGGACATCCGGGTGGAAGGCAACACGGCGAGCGTTCACGGTCCAACCCCGTTGACCGGAGCCCACGTCATGGCCACCGACCTGCGGGCCTCGGCGAGCCTGGTGCTGGCCGGAGTCGCCGCCGAGGGCGAAACCGAGGTGCACCGCATCTACCACCTCGATCGCGGCTACTCGCGCATGGAATCGAAGTTGCAGGCTCTTGGAGCCCAGGTGGAGCGCTTCGACGTTCCGATGGGCCAGTAG